In Methanococcoides sp. AM1, one genomic interval encodes:
- a CDS encoding phosphoadenosine phosphosulfate reductase family protein translates to MSKPVYLGKLLLHWCSHCNVPVLGKKCSCGESTQKVEVTPPGDIRPAFQYDIDHINAVSLKQFNAPLIPEGHLVVMNKAPYDDRMEEIIVDGEVLASIRFEIEKLQWVLLPRLPGARRLFEGKDLKDMKGWVVLDSGAVSFILKGASVLAPGIVDADPEIQISDEAVVLTPEGDIIAAGRARMSGADMLEHKRGVGVKTRWKGKPEKLSVPEGGQTWDDAVEANSIILERFEEKAHSFIKNVNETVKKPVTVSYSGGKDSLAVLQLTSECLEDFDLLFADTGLEFPETVENVKEIEKLYNKPLRTKDAKEAFWDSVDNFGPPSVEARWCCKVCKLGPITQIIEENYENGCLTFIGQRKYESDARAKSERVWKNPWVGNQVGASPIQDWTAMHVWLYIFKTGVPYNVMYERGFDRIGCWLCPSSSLADIVRLKETHPQMEKRLNDYLLEYAERMGLSKEWVDHGLWRWQTLPPAIAEVAKQKGINIIPKSEVKGNLNFAVTSGYRPCREGGMSAEGSFGIALDMELIENTGQLRAAGKPAYIEGVASVQHDDDRAQIFASGTITARGNDEKSARKFMTNVERSVRRALKCMGCGVCVGKCPNNSITVKNEKAVIGKTCTHCGACIEICPIVKFG, encoded by the coding sequence ATGTCAAAACCTGTATATCTTGGAAAACTGCTTCTCCACTGGTGCAGTCATTGCAATGTGCCCGTACTTGGGAAAAAATGCAGTTGTGGGGAAAGCACTCAAAAGGTTGAGGTCACCCCTCCCGGCGATATACGTCCGGCATTCCAGTATGACATCGATCATATCAATGCCGTTTCACTAAAACAGTTCAACGCACCGCTTATACCGGAAGGTCATCTTGTTGTAATGAACAAGGCCCCATACGATGACAGGATGGAAGAGATCATCGTTGACGGAGAGGTTCTCGCAAGCATTCGTTTTGAGATAGAAAAGCTGCAGTGGGTATTGTTGCCAAGACTACCCGGCGCAAGACGTCTTTTCGAAGGAAAGGACCTCAAGGACATGAAGGGATGGGTCGTACTGGACAGCGGAGCTGTGAGTTTCATATTAAAGGGTGCAAGCGTACTTGCACCGGGGATCGTTGATGCCGACCCGGAGATACAGATTTCCGATGAGGCGGTCGTACTTACTCCCGAAGGAGATATAATAGCTGCCGGTCGAGCACGCATGTCAGGTGCCGATATGCTGGAACACAAGCGTGGTGTCGGTGTCAAGACCCGCTGGAAAGGCAAGCCTGAAAAACTGAGCGTTCCTGAAGGTGGCCAGACCTGGGACGATGCCGTTGAGGCGAACTCTATCATCCTCGAGCGTTTTGAGGAGAAAGCACATTCATTTATCAAAAACGTAAACGAGACCGTTAAAAAACCGGTCACTGTCTCATATTCCGGTGGCAAGGACAGTCTTGCGGTACTACAACTGACAAGTGAATGCCTGGAAGATTTTGATCTTCTCTTTGCAGACACCGGACTGGAATTCCCTGAAACCGTCGAGAATGTAAAAGAGATCGAGAAATTATACAATAAGCCCCTCAGGACAAAAGATGCAAAGGAAGCATTCTGGGACAGCGTTGATAATTTCGGACCGCCATCTGTGGAAGCACGCTGGTGCTGCAAGGTATGTAAGCTCGGCCCCATCACACAGATAATCGAAGAGAACTACGAGAACGGATGTCTCACTTTTATCGGCCAGAGAAAGTATGAGTCCGATGCCCGGGCAAAGAGCGAACGTGTGTGGAAGAACCCATGGGTAGGGAACCAGGTGGGGGCATCCCCAATACAGGACTGGACCGCAATGCACGTCTGGCTTTATATTTTCAAGACCGGGGTACCATACAACGTGATGTATGAACGCGGTTTTGACAGGATAGGATGCTGGTTGTGCCCGTCCTCATCACTGGCAGACATTGTGCGTTTAAAGGAAACACACCCACAGATGGAAAAGAGACTTAATGACTACCTGCTGGAATATGCAGAGCGTATGGGACTCTCGAAAGAGTGGGTGGACCATGGATTATGGAGATGGCAGACCCTGCCGCCTGCCATTGCAGAAGTGGCAAAACAGAAAGGGATCAATATCATACCAAAGAGCGAAGTAAAGGGTAACCTGAACTTTGCTGTGACCTCCGGATACAGGCCATGCCGCGAAGGTGGAATGTCTGCAGAAGGCAGCTTTGGCATTGCACTTGACATGGAGCTTATTGAAAATACCGGACAGCTTCGTGCTGCCGGAAAGCCTGCTTATATTGAGGGGGTCGCTTCAGTACAGCATGACGATGACCGTGCACAGATCTTTGCCTCAGGAACGATCACTGCAAGAGGCAATGACGAGAAGAGTGCACGCAAGTTCATGACAAATGTGGAAAGATCGGTCAGACGTGCCCTGAAATGCATGGGCTGTGGCGTCTGTGTGGGAAAATGCCCAAACAACTCCATTACCGTCAAAAACGAGAAAGCAGTCATTGGAAAGACATGCACCCACTGTGGTGCCTGTATTGAAATTTGTCCGATCGTGAAATTTGGATGA
- a CDS encoding MATE family efflux transporter, with protein MNARARMLAEESISKVLFKLSVPATIGMVVQALYSLVDTIFVGRALGVESVQGIAGITIAFPIQMIIMGVALTIGIGSASIISRSLGSKDYKRADIALGNAISAILALSILITVLGSIYIIPLLKLFGATETILPFAFDYTRIILYGTIVFAFSMTVNNIVRAEGNAKVAMLTMLISAGLNIILDPIFIFGLDMGIEGAAIATVISQAISAIYLVHYFSSGMSGLNFHASNLIPHSDVFKETVTIGASSFARSASSSLMIIVINNALAIYGGDIPIAVFGVVNRLFMFTFMPMIGIVQGLQPIVGFNYGAKNFDRVISSTLLAIKVTTVISMAGFLLLFLFPSQLFSIFTTDQQLIDAGTSATRIMVLAVPFVGFQIVGASIYQTLGKARPAFILSISRQVLFLIPLVLILPRFFQLEGIWIAFPISDGLSFLVTFVMLAKEYSAFKSTSA; from the coding sequence ATGAACGCCAGAGCCCGGATGCTTGCAGAAGAGAGCATCTCAAAGGTCCTTTTCAAACTATCAGTACCAGCAACCATAGGAATGGTAGTTCAGGCACTGTACAGCCTTGTGGACACAATATTTGTCGGGAGGGCACTTGGGGTTGAGAGTGTACAGGGAATAGCAGGTATTACAATAGCATTCCCGATCCAGATGATAATAATGGGAGTTGCACTTACAATTGGAATTGGAAGTGCGTCCATAATATCAAGAAGCCTTGGCTCAAAGGACTACAAACGTGCGGATATTGCACTTGGTAATGCCATTTCTGCGATACTGGCACTCAGCATACTTATCACAGTACTTGGAAGCATTTACATCATCCCCCTTCTGAAACTGTTCGGTGCTACTGAGACCATACTGCCATTCGCATTTGACTATACGAGAATAATATTGTATGGAACAATCGTTTTTGCATTCTCAATGACAGTCAATAATATAGTTCGTGCAGAAGGCAATGCAAAGGTTGCCATGCTGACAATGCTCATATCTGCCGGACTGAACATAATACTTGACCCGATATTTATTTTTGGGCTTGATATGGGAATAGAAGGTGCTGCCATAGCAACCGTAATATCACAGGCTATCAGCGCCATCTACCTGGTACATTATTTCAGTAGTGGAATGAGCGGCCTGAATTTTCATGCAAGCAACCTCATCCCCCATTCCGACGTATTCAAGGAAACCGTTACCATCGGGGCATCCTCTTTTGCAAGAAGTGCATCCAGTAGCCTGATGATAATTGTAATAAACAACGCACTGGCGATCTATGGAGGAGACATACCCATAGCAGTCTTTGGTGTTGTTAACCGCCTTTTCATGTTCACTTTCATGCCAATGATAGGCATAGTGCAGGGATTACAACCTATTGTAGGATTTAATTATGGTGCAAAGAACTTTGACAGGGTCATTAGCTCAACGTTACTTGCAATTAAGGTCACCACCGTAATATCGATGGCAGGATTCCTGCTGCTGTTCCTATTTCCATCCCAGCTTTTCAGCATCTTTACCACAGACCAGCAATTGATAGATGCAGGCACGTCTGCCACACGCATCATGGTGCTTGCAGTACCATTTGTCGGATTCCAGATAGTAGGAGCATCAATCTACCAGACACTTGGAAAAGCCAGACCTGCATTCATCCTTTCTATCAGCCGTCAGGTCCTGTTCCTGATACCCCTTGTATTGATACTACCACGATTTTTCCAGCTGGAAGGGATCTGGATAGCATTTCCGATATCGGATGGACTTTCCTTCCTTGTTACCTTTGTAATGCTGGCAAAGGAATATAGTGCTTTTAAGAGCACCAGCGCATAA
- the purH gene encoding bifunctional phosphoribosylaminoimidazolecarboxamide formyltransferase/IMP cyclohydrolase, with protein sequence MVKRALLSVSDKTGIVEFARGLEQLNIEIISTGGTARMLRDAGIETTDVSEVTGFPEMMGGRVKTLHPRIHGGLLCLRENASHMGEAEKESIELIDMVAVNLYPFEITVSKEGVNLEEAIENIDIGGPTLLRSAAKNYSSVAVVCDPEDYGHILKELRSTGIVSDKTRENLAVKAFRHTANYDSTIDTYLSKTLLGEDVLRMSFTDGVKLRYGENWHQEATFYKEKGIEGPALSNTKQLHGKELSYNNYVDADNALQTIKEVGNRKPAVAIVKHNNPCGLATGNTLTEALQHAWDGDPISAFGSIICTNTVFDMESAEFLKGKFVEIILAPGFEHDALQYLKDKSANLRLLELPQFNESFDTDSTYKYVIGGMLKQQRNVGLYEKWECVTDAQYPEDKRELSEFCIAACKSTKSNSVTLAYEYSEECFVMVSMGAGQPNRVDSIRKLATTKARENLEMIYEREKPEISFEEYWESILSECVMASDAFFPFDDSIIHADESNIKYIISPGGSIRDDEVINTANRLNISMVFTGMRHFLH encoded by the coding sequence TTGGTAAAAAGAGCACTGCTGAGCGTCTCTGACAAAACTGGAATCGTAGAGTTTGCAAGAGGACTGGAGCAACTGAACATAGAGATCATATCGACCGGCGGAACTGCAAGGATGCTCCGTGATGCGGGTATTGAGACTACCGATGTCTCAGAAGTGACCGGATTCCCTGAAATGATGGGAGGCCGTGTAAAGACCTTGCATCCAAGGATACACGGTGGCCTTTTGTGCCTGAGAGAAAATGCTTCACACATGGGAGAGGCAGAAAAGGAATCTATAGAACTTATCGACATGGTTGCAGTCAACCTTTATCCCTTTGAGATAACAGTATCAAAGGAAGGTGTTAACCTTGAAGAAGCGATCGAGAATATAGATATCGGCGGACCTACATTGTTACGCTCTGCTGCAAAGAACTACTCATCTGTCGCCGTGGTATGTGACCCGGAGGATTATGGACACATACTCAAGGAATTAAGGTCAACAGGCATAGTTTCTGACAAGACAAGGGAAAACCTTGCAGTCAAGGCATTCCGCCACACTGCAAACTATGACAGCACCATTGACACATACCTGAGCAAAACACTGCTCGGCGAGGACGTTCTTCGTATGAGCTTCACCGATGGCGTCAAACTGCGTTATGGTGAGAACTGGCATCAAGAAGCAACATTTTACAAAGAGAAAGGAATTGAAGGACCTGCACTCTCAAATACAAAACAACTGCATGGAAAAGAGCTTTCCTATAACAACTATGTTGATGCCGACAATGCACTCCAGACCATCAAAGAGGTCGGGAACAGGAAACCTGCTGTTGCTATTGTCAAGCACAATAACCCCTGCGGACTTGCAACCGGAAATACCCTTACTGAAGCATTGCAGCATGCATGGGACGGCGACCCCATATCCGCCTTTGGCAGTATAATCTGCACTAACACCGTATTCGACATGGAATCTGCAGAATTCCTCAAAGGAAAGTTCGTCGAGATCATCCTTGCACCGGGATTCGAGCATGATGCGCTGCAATACCTGAAGGATAAGAGCGCGAACCTTCGCTTGCTTGAGCTTCCACAGTTCAATGAGAGCTTTGACACAGACAGCACCTACAAGTATGTCATTGGAGGTATGCTAAAACAGCAAAGGAATGTCGGCCTCTATGAGAAGTGGGAATGTGTAACAGATGCACAATATCCTGAAGACAAGCGTGAACTATCCGAGTTCTGTATCGCTGCCTGTAAGAGTACAAAGTCAAACTCAGTAACTCTGGCATATGAATACAGCGAAGAATGTTTTGTGATGGTCTCAATGGGTGCAGGACAACCAAACCGTGTTGATTCTATCCGCAAGCTTGCAACCACAAAAGCAAGAGAGAACCTGGAAATGATCTACGAAAGGGAGAAGCCGGAGATATCCTTTGAAGAGTACTGGGAATCCATACTTTCCGAATGTGTTATGGCATCGGATGCTTTCTTCCCGTTCGACGACAGCATAATCCATGCTGACGAAAGCAACATCAAATATATCATATCCCCAGGCGGATCGATCAGAGATGATGAAGTCATCAATACTGCAAATCGCCTGAACATATCGATGGTATTCACAGGAATGAGACACTTCCTGCACTGA
- a CDS encoding helix-turn-helix transcriptional regulator, with translation MQLKSTGLLSILTFSEKRKDLLFLLEKEPRSLSQIREYFNVSSPEISPRLKEMEAANFIYKDEKEYHITPIGRVAAKHLKPLIDTLCSIEKNETFWKEHILEGIPQHLLDRINELGECTIHEEGLENIYDSHKNFLNSIAESKEIYGVSSIFIPRYPEFFANLAKNNVPTSLILTRNVFEKVKNEYTETMQMYLDSDNTNLYLIESSRVAFVATDNFFSMSLFFKNGSYDPQRDLMGTGQTVANWGKELFEHYKKEAREITSL, from the coding sequence GTGCAACTGAAATCTACAGGGTTACTGAGCATATTAACATTTTCCGAAAAAAGAAAGGATCTTCTGTTCTTGTTAGAAAAGGAACCTCGATCATTATCCCAGATCAGGGAATATTTTAATGTCAGTTCGCCAGAGATATCTCCCCGACTGAAAGAGATGGAAGCTGCAAATTTTATCTACAAGGATGAAAAAGAATATCACATAACCCCCATCGGCAGAGTTGCAGCTAAACACCTGAAACCACTGATCGATACCCTTTGTTCAATAGAAAAAAATGAGACATTCTGGAAAGAACACATTCTTGAAGGCATCCCACAGCATCTTCTTGACAGGATAAATGAACTTGGCGAATGTACCATCCATGAAGAAGGTCTTGAGAACATATATGATTCCCATAAGAACTTCCTGAATAGCATTGCAGAATCAAAAGAGATCTACGGGGTTTCTTCAATATTCATACCCAGATACCCCGAATTCTTCGCAAACCTTGCAAAGAATAATGTCCCCACGTCTCTGATACTAACCAGAAATGTATTTGAAAAAGTTAAAAATGAGTACACAGAAACGATGCAGATGTACCTGGATTCAGATAACACAAACCTTTACCTGATCGAAAGCTCCAGGGTTGCATTCGTCGCGACAGATAACTTCTTTTCCATGTCACTCTTTTTCAAGAATGGGAGCTATGACCCACAGAGAGATCTGATGGGGACCGGCCAAACCGTTGCAAACTGGGGAAAAGAACTCTTTGAGCATTACAAAAAAGAGGCCAGGGAAATTACATCCCTGTAA
- a CDS encoding class I SAM-dependent methyltransferase has product MDIRDIDWNEVWKEQMRLYNEVDGSSEKVDIWGTKESARRYWEMSRDKGAARVEHTLAEINLKPDSRVLDVGAGPGALAIPISKLVREVVAVEPSDGMMSVLQENIDEMNLDNIRCIHKGWEDINIEEVGDDYDVVIASYSLSVPDIRQAFEKIQAVSSGSVYIYWFAGETSWDEQYSAIWPALHNEEYHSSPKCNIMYNVLYDMGIYPNMNVFPIERSMFFSSLEDAVKHYIPHYRAYTPEKLGILREYLGTVLPQNEDGSILHLGDTMRVRMWWDNNK; this is encoded by the coding sequence ATGGATATCAGGGACATCGACTGGAACGAAGTATGGAAGGAACAGATGAGACTTTATAATGAAGTTGATGGTTCATCGGAAAAGGTGGATATCTGGGGGACCAAAGAAAGTGCCAGACGTTACTGGGAAATGTCCAGGGACAAGGGTGCTGCCAGGGTTGAGCATACTTTGGCCGAGATCAATCTTAAGCCGGATTCGCGAGTTCTTGATGTCGGTGCAGGACCGGGAGCACTTGCCATTCCTATCTCAAAGCTTGTCAGGGAAGTTGTTGCTGTTGAACCATCTGATGGTATGATGTCTGTTCTGCAGGAAAATATTGATGAGATGAACCTCGACAACATCCGGTGCATACACAAAGGCTGGGAAGACATCAATATCGAAGAGGTGGGTGATGACTATGATGTTGTCATTGCTTCCTATTCACTTAGCGTCCCCGATATCAGGCAGGCCTTTGAAAAGATACAGGCAGTTTCCAGCGGCTCCGTCTACATTTACTGGTTTGCAGGGGAAACATCATGGGATGAACAATATAGTGCCATATGGCCTGCCCTTCACAATGAGGAATATCATAGCTCTCCCAAGTGCAACATAATGTACAACGTTCTCTACGATATGGGCATCTATCCTAACATGAACGTGTTCCCGATAGAGCGAAGCATGTTCTTCTCTTCACTGGAGGATGCTGTAAAACACTACATTCCGCACTACCGGGCATATACTCCTGAAAAACTGGGGATCCTGAGGGAATATCTGGGGACTGTCCTGCCTCAGAACGAAGATGGCTCTATACTGCACCTTGGTGATACTATGCGGGTCAGGATGTGGTGGGACAACAACAAATAA
- a CDS encoding UbiA family prenyltransferase, producing MAEKTVISTNQLSYPKNNNSNNNNFVFPDISGLWPTLHLLNSSTLVSISGALRIYLAFILLQMQFNILSCIAGGLVVYAVYTLDRALDSEEDTVNRSELTGARRDVALFVSLLAFLAGAYFLFLDGILLLAFLPLVTGYLYSKGLKVGKHHLKLKGGLGVKNLVVGTTWGAFIAGIAGWYAESLFPVVAVFLFFGIKLFVNSSIYDFKDIKGDALAGIKTLPVSLGPQRTRDLLLGMHLFSHSLLGLLILSETIAYEPVILVYSFIAGMICISRFTVPTENESKGRMHKRLFAVDGESSMIVGLKAFTGM from the coding sequence ATGGCTGAAAAAACAGTTATTTCCACAAATCAGTTGAGCTATCCGAAAAACAACAACAGTAACAACAATAATTTTGTTTTCCCAGACATTTCAGGGCTGTGGCCAACCCTTCATTTGTTGAACAGTTCCACACTGGTCTCGATATCCGGGGCTTTAAGGATATATCTTGCTTTTATTCTGCTTCAGATGCAATTTAACATTCTTTCCTGCATAGCAGGTGGTCTTGTCGTATATGCTGTATATACACTGGATCGTGCACTTGATTCAGAAGAAGATACTGTCAACAGGTCCGAGCTTACAGGGGCGAGAAGGGATGTAGCACTCTTCGTTTCGTTGCTTGCATTTTTAGCAGGTGCCTATTTCCTGTTCCTCGATGGAATATTGCTTCTTGCTTTCCTTCCTCTGGTTACCGGTTATCTTTACAGTAAAGGTCTGAAGGTAGGCAAGCATCATCTGAAACTAAAAGGTGGTCTTGGAGTAAAGAATCTTGTTGTAGGTACGACATGGGGTGCTTTTATTGCCGGTATTGCGGGATGGTATGCTGAAAGCCTTTTCCCTGTGGTCGCAGTCTTCCTTTTCTTTGGCATCAAACTTTTCGTTAATTCATCCATCTATGATTTCAAGGATATCAAAGGTGATGCTCTTGCAGGCATCAAGACCCTTCCCGTGAGTCTTGGGCCACAGAGGACCCGTGATCTCCTGTTGGGTATGCATCTGTTCTCCCACTCTCTTCTGGGACTTTTGATACTTTCAGAGACCATTGCCTATGAGCCTGTTATTCTGGTTTACAGCTTCATTGCAGGAATGATCTGCATAAGCAGGTTCACAGTGCCTACGGAAAATGAATCAAAGGGTAGAATGCACAAACGCTTGTTTGCTGTAGATGGTGAATCGAGTATGATAGTAGGATTAAAGGCATTTACAGGGATGTAA
- a CDS encoding aspartate-semialdehyde dehydrogenase, which translates to MSYKIGIMGATGAVGREIIEVLHDRNFPVESLRLYASERSAGKTIETPFGDITIENAGSADYSQLDIAFFAISGSWSKENAKKATDAGCYVIDNSSAFRYDDEVPLVVPEINTDAIGDSKLIANPNCTTAIAAIPLYNLHKEYGLKKVIISTYQATSGAGAAGMSELTEETRNYLEGKEAKNEVFAHPIVFNTIPHIDSFQDNDYTREEMKVVWETRKIFSEPDMAISCTCVRIPTMRVHGESIVIETEKPISPEDAKKLLGETEGIELKDDIGNNVYPMPLTATKKYDVEVGRIRRNLVFGDHGLEFFVCGDQILKGAALNAVQIAEKL; encoded by the coding sequence ATGAGTTACAAGATAGGAATTATGGGTGCTACTGGTGCAGTGGGCAGGGAAATTATTGAAGTTCTTCATGACAGGAACTTTCCTGTGGAAAGCTTAAGGCTCTACGCATCAGAAAGAAGTGCAGGTAAAACGATCGAGACACCTTTCGGTGACATCACTATTGAAAATGCCGGCTCGGCAGATTATTCACAGCTTGACATTGCATTTTTTGCTATCAGTGGAAGCTGGAGCAAGGAAAATGCCAAAAAGGCAACAGATGCAGGCTGCTATGTGATCGACAACAGCAGTGCTTTCAGGTATGATGATGAAGTGCCACTGGTAGTTCCTGAGATCAACACCGATGCCATTGGTGACTCAAAGCTCATCGCGAATCCTAACTGTACGACAGCCATTGCAGCCATCCCTCTTTACAACCTCCACAAGGAATATGGTCTGAAGAAGGTCATTATCAGTACCTACCAGGCTACCAGCGGAGCCGGAGCTGCCGGAATGAGTGAACTGACAGAGGAAACCAGAAATTACCTGGAAGGCAAAGAGGCTAAGAACGAGGTCTTTGCTCATCCTATTGTCTTTAACACAATTCCGCATATCGACAGTTTCCAGGACAACGATTACACCCGTGAGGAAATGAAAGTGGTCTGGGAAACCAGGAAAATATTCAGTGAACCTGATATGGCTATCAGCTGCACCTGTGTAAGGATCCCTACCATGAGGGTACATGGGGAAAGCATAGTTATCGAGACCGAAAAGCCGATCTCTCCCGAGGATGCAAAGAAATTATTGGGTGAAACCGAGGGCATTGAACTAAAAGATGACATCGGGAACAACGTTTACCCAATGCCACTTACCGCCACCAAAAAGTATGACGTGGAAGTTGGCAGGATCAGGCGGAACCTTGTATTCGGTGACCATGGCCTTGAGTTCTTCGTATGTGGTGACCAGATCCTTAAGGGCGCCGCTTTGAATGCTGTGCAGATCGCTGAAAAACTTTAA
- a CDS encoding Dna2/Cas4 domain-containing protein, whose protein sequence is MPLIDLKLHANVSELTLYLKCPRQVYYAYRNHKLAPEITPEYLEHMMLKELSLGYPDAIERATGEKQNIHDELNIEMERVKTELELIYSTELRDLPFKVLETAENVVSEQIDSIAMNLSETIRQHGREEIIQMIRPCRTEPVLHSDKLKMTGIPSAIVHYKEKMVPLSIRTGKCPDSGVWGNDRIHIAAIAMLLEDNYEDSVEHGFVQYARHGNIRKVKIRPEDRRQVLKIRKRVDTIKEGVLPERKEGTICKYCNFKKFCTTAKSSLASKLF, encoded by the coding sequence ATGCCCTTGATAGATCTCAAACTGCATGCAAATGTTTCTGAACTGACCCTGTACCTAAAGTGTCCCCGACAGGTCTACTATGCTTACCGAAACCATAAGCTTGCTCCGGAAATAACCCCAGAATACCTTGAGCACATGATGCTAAAGGAACTTTCCCTTGGATATCCTGATGCTATTGAGAGAGCTACGGGTGAAAAACAGAATATCCATGACGAACTTAACATCGAAATGGAGCGTGTAAAGACCGAGCTGGAACTAATATATTCGACCGAGCTGCGAGACCTGCCTTTCAAAGTGCTGGAAACTGCTGAAAATGTTGTTTCTGAGCAGATCGACAGCATTGCCATGAACCTTTCGGAAACTATCAGACAACATGGTCGGGAAGAGATCATACAGATGATCAGGCCATGCCGCACAGAGCCGGTATTGCACTCCGACAAACTGAAGATGACCGGGATACCTTCTGCAATTGTGCACTACAAAGAAAAGATGGTACCGCTTAGTATCAGAACAGGTAAATGCCCGGATTCCGGTGTTTGGGGAAATGACAGGATCCACATTGCAGCCATTGCAATGCTTCTCGAAGACAACTACGAGGATAGTGTCGAGCATGGTTTTGTTCAATATGCAAGACATGGAAATATCCGAAAAGTAAAGATCAGACCGGAAGACCGCCGACAAGTTCTGAAAATACGAAAGCGTGTTGACACTATAAAGGAAGGGGTCCTGCCTGAAAGAAAAGAAGGCACCATCTGCAAATATTGCAATTTTAAAAAATTCTGCACTACTGCGAAGTCATCTCTTGCTTCCAAACTCTTTTGA
- a CDS encoding helix-turn-helix domain-containing protein: MTEDMAHENIRQRLAEKMAGEITLSEKPGEALKKWRLNFDIAQTDLSGYLGVSPSVISDYESGRRKSPGTLIVSKIVDALLEIDTSKGGQKIHSYEGMLYTDPGAKAVYATYEYTYPIQLAKLATLIEADVVNKGVEKPLYGFTVVDSKKAILELSSHEFQKLYGWSTERAMIFTKVSTGKSPMVAIRVTNLKPGAVVIHGIRGNQVDPMARKMAEIDRIPLLATTMDIDELVDVLKKYSQYHIIE; this comes from the coding sequence ATGACCGAAGATATGGCCCATGAGAACATCCGTCAGCGTTTGGCTGAAAAGATGGCAGGTGAGATCACTTTATCTGAGAAGCCCGGAGAGGCTTTGAAGAAGTGGCGATTGAACTTTGATATTGCCCAAACCGATCTGTCTGGTTATCTTGGTGTATCTCCTTCTGTGATAAGTGATTATGAAAGTGGCAGAAGGAAATCTCCCGGTACTCTTATTGTAAGTAAGATCGTAGACGCACTTCTGGAGATCGATACCTCCAAAGGTGGACAGAAGATCCATAGCTATGAAGGTATGCTTTATACTGATCCGGGTGCCAAGGCAGTGTATGCCACGTATGAATATACGTATCCTATACAGCTTGCAAAGCTTGCAACCCTGATCGAAGCAGATGTTGTGAACAAAGGAGTTGAAAAGCCGCTTTACGGTTTCACTGTTGTGGACAGTAAAAAGGCCATTCTTGAGCTTTCATCCCATGAGTTCCAGAAATTGTATGGCTGGAGTACCGAGCGTGCAATGATATTCACAAAGGTCTCTACCGGAAAATCACCAATGGTGGCTATCCGCGTCACGAATCTGAAACCAGGTGCAGTGGTCATTCACGGAATAAGGGGTAATCAGGTAGATCCGATGGCCAGGAAGATGGCAGAGATAGATCGGATACCACTTCTTGCAACGACAATGGATATTGATGAACTGGTGGATGTCCTGAAAAAGTACAGCCAGTATCATATAATCGAGTGA